In Lepus europaeus isolate LE1 chromosome 19, mLepTim1.pri, whole genome shotgun sequence, the genomic window GGGGCCCGGCTCTGGGGAAAGAAGGATCggtcagcgggggggggggggggggcgggggggcggggcaccctccccgccccgccgtcTGCTCCAGCGCCTAGGGGCCGGGCTCTAATCCTCTCCGCGGTCGGGGCGCGGTCAGGTCACCACCTCACCCAGCCCCGTCCCTGGCGGGCAAGGGCCGGCCTCTGGCTCCGTGTTGCACCTCAACACGCACCCCGCACAAGGACATAaacccaccactgcctcccccagtgcttgggccccggctcTCCGCGGCACCAGCCTCGCCCCGCGTGCCCAGCAGCATCCCCAGCCGTGATGCACCGTCGCCCACCCTCGGTCCGGCTCGGCCGTCTGACCTCACGGCCAGGTGCAGCTGCGGCCCAGCACCAACTCCAGGCCGCCCGCGGCCCCACCGCAAGCGGCAGGCGGCCGCCTCCGCCCTCCGCACACACTTCCCCCACCTGGGGTCGGCTCAGGGCCCTCCTCTTCAGCGCTCAGGGTTCCTGGGAGGCTGGGCCCTCTCTCCAAGGAGGCAGGGACGGGCTGGTCACCGCCTGGGGACGGGGAGGCCCAGTCAAGCCCCCGCGGCCccggaggggagtggaggggctcagggacacgcgtGGGGGTTAGCATCTGCACATGTGAACtttattgggggtggggggcatggggTCCAGCCCTGGGAGAGAGTCCAGAGACTGGGTGACAGCAGAGGGCCGTGGCCGTCCTCCCTAGCCGCCAGGGCTGTGGGCGCCTGCGTTCCCGGGCCGGCCCCGCGGGCCCTCTCCAGCCGCGCCCCtggcccatacacacacacacagcagccagcTTCATGCATCCCCGAATGGCCAGGCCTCACCGGGAGGGAGGGCGCCAGCCGGGTGCGCCGTCCGGGGCGAATTGAGCTCCATCTCTTCACCCCAGTCGGACACGGGCTGGTGGCCCCCGGGGGGCGAGAAGGGGctggagggcggggcaggggtccGGGGAAGCGGCCCCTCAGCACCACAGGGCGCCACGCCCGCCTGCTCACTGGAGGGGCTCCCGGCGCACTCGGCCTCTGGGGGCTGGTGGTCTtgggctgctgcctcctccccctcttcttcctcctcagtagcatcttcttcctcctcctcctcctcctcctcctcactcatGTCTTCCCATTCTTCATCCTCTTCCCCCTCGTCCTCCTCCCCCTCGTCCTCGGGAGGCCGGTGGGCAGGAGCCGGGGTCTCGGGAGGCTGTGGGCAGGCAGCAGGTCAGGGAAGGCGGTGCAGCCCCCAGCACCCCGGCACCACCCAGAGCCACAGCCTCCTCACCGGCTCCGGCGTCTCCTTGGGGGATACGGGCTGTGGGGCTTCGGGGGCGGGGGGTGCCGCCGCCTCTTTTGTCTCCCATCGGTCATCGTGGTCGCTGGAGAGAACAGGACAGAATGGAGGCCCAGGAGCAGGGTGGGCGCCAGGAGGACTTCCgggccctgctcctgcacctgcaccagcGAGGAAAGATGCGCATGTGTTCCCAGGGGTCAGGGAGATGGGGGAGGCAGGGCGCAGGAGGCCACACGTCACCCCCCAAAACCAGAGGGCGAGGACAGGATTcagggacagaggcaggcaggcagacagacagacacagacgtGCCCACACGCGGCGGCACCAGGTCAGAGAAGCAAGCGGCCCGCGGCCGGGGCCATGTAGCCCCGCTGACTGTGCCAGCACTGGGGAGCGCGCCCCCACCTGTAGAGGCGGGGGAGAGCACCTGTAGAGGCAGGGGAGCGCGCCCCCACCTGTAGACGTGGAGGAGCACACCCTCACCTGTAGGCGCGGGGCACTGCCTTCGCCTGGGGCCGGCTGCtcttcctccgcctgcggctgcTGACCTCAGCTTTATGTTGGGACAGGAACTCCCCGAAGGTGGGCGGCTTGGGGGGCCGGGCCCAGGCCTGGTCATCTGCAACACAACCAGGAAGAGTTAGGGGGAATGCAACGACCTTCTCATCCCCAAGCCCACCCAGCCCGCCGCCCGAGCACACCAGGACACCCCTCACCGTAGCGGTGGGACGGTTCGTGGGCTGCCGCTGGGCCATCCTTGAACCTGAGGTAAGAGAACAGGTGAGACGTGGCAGCCAGGGAGCACGAGGAGGGACAGCCAGCCGGGGAGAGCCCACGGTCAGAAACCCAATCAGAGAGGGACACACGGTGCACTGCCCGAGCAGAAGCAGGGCGATGCGAGAAGGCAAACTTGACATTGTAGCgacaaaaatagaaaggaaattcAGAATctcacccctccccaccacccagaAAAAGCTGGCACCCCACATCAcagcgcctgttcgagtcccggccgctcggCTTCGgttccagtgccctgctaatgtgcctcacgagtacttgggccctgcaccctcggatggagctccaggcttccagcttcagcctggcccagccctggctgttttagctGTTGGGAGAGTCAACTAGCAGAAGGAGATCCCTCTCTCCGtcaatctgatttttaaatgaatgaacgggggctggtgctgtggcagcatcccatatggacactgttcaagacccggctgctccacctctgatccagctctctgctatggcctgggaaagcagtagaagatggcccaggtccttgggcccctgcacccatgtgggagaaccggaagaagctcctggctggctcctggctttggatctgcacagctttggctgttgcagccaattggggagtgaaccagtggatgaaagacctctctctttgcctctccttctctgtgtaactctttcaaataaataaatctttaaaaaaaaaatgaatggatggatctgcaaaaaataaatatgatcgGCTGCAAAAACAAAATTGTGGGAGTTCATCACAGACCCTTTGGAAGTCCAGGATCCCCACCTCCCTAGCTGACCTCATCTCTCCCACCATCCCTAGATGCTGCCTCAGGGCCTGTGCACCCGCTGCTCCTGGAACATTCTTCACTGGCCTGCTCCCTCAGCTCCCTCAAGCCACAGCTCAGAGGCCTAGCTGACCCCCCCAGAACAATATGGTAACATCCATCATCTGTGTCTAAACTGACAACTCCCATGTCTCCTCACTCTGCTGCCTCAGGCTACAACCTGAGAGATCAACTCACTGTCCATGTGTCCAATCAGGCTTGAGGTTCCACTGAGGCAGAAATGTTCCGTCCACTGCTGCCATCCCATTACCTAGAACCCCGGGCCACCCGGAGACTCAACGGGTGTTTGCTGATGGAATTCCCACCCGCGCATCACTCTCCACGCAGGCTGCTTTGGACACTGAAGGCAAACGGCCGAACGGCCGCCACCCAGGCCGCGCCCCTAAGCTGCGCTGAGCTACGATTCGGCCCCCTTGGGCTATGATTTAAAAAGGGAATGGgccggccggcactgcggctcaataggctaatcctccgccccaggttctagtcccggttgggacgccagattctgtcccagtcactcctcttcctgtccagctctctgctgtggcccaggagtgcagtggaggatggcctaagtccttgggtcctgcacccacatgggagaccaggagaggcacctggctcctggctttagatcagcgcggtgcgccggccacagcagccattggggggtgaaccaacagaaagggaagacctttctttctgtctctctcactgtccactctgcctgtcaaaaaaaaaagggggaggggaatgGGCCTTTGACATGGGGGTTAAGGTGCTACTTGGgggctgcgctgtggtgcagtgggtccaaccactgcttgcagtgccagcatcccatatgagcaccagttcaagtccccgctgctccacttcccatccgctccctgctaatgcgcctgggaaagcaacagaagatggcctaagcacctgggcccctgcacccacatgtgagacccggaagaagctcccggctgcggatttcagcctggcccagccctgacggcTACACAGCgacccagaggaaggaagatccaCGGATAACctgtttccctctgcctttcaaataaataaaaattcagaatgtTTTACCAAGCTCCTGACCACCGGAAACCATACAAAGTCATCCTCTTCTTTAGCCAGAGCCAACGATATAGGTTCGAGGTGCATGGACGCTCCCAATAGAGCACAGGCTGGAAGTGGGGTAACACCGGGGCTGTGGCGGGCGGTAAGCCGGCCCCGACGCCCACGCCCCACAGTCTCCCACACTGGAGGCCTCGGcgggattcccagctccagcccgactcccacttcctgccaatgcagaccctgagaggcggcGGTCATccggctcctgccacccacgtgggaaacctggcttgCATTCCCGGCTCTTGatctcagcctggcctggcccagcctctgcggGCATCTGGGCAATGACCCAGGGCATCTGGGGACTAACCACTGCTGGAGCGCGCTCTGCCTCCTGAATTAAAAGGAGAATAAACCAAGACTTGCATCCACTGGCTCTTCTAGAGCCGCCTTCTTGGCTATGAAGTTGGCCCTCGCAAAGACGACTTTAGGTCCGACCGCTTGGATTTTCCACCGGGACCGGAAGGGGACAGCATGGCACCCGGGGACGGCAATGCCTCCAGGTGAGTGGGCGACGCGGTGTGCAGAACAGCTCAGGGCTTCTGCTGGGCAGAGGGCTGAGGGTGCCGAGGACCAGGTGCTGGCGGCGAGTCTTCACTCCCCAACCCTCGGCCGCGCAAGCCGCGCTGTGCCACCTGCCACAGCGGGCagcctccggggggggggggggggggaccgtgtctgcctgcctgctgtgCACTTGCCAGCGCTACGACACGCCCCTCTCAGACAGCTCTGCCCTCGGCCTGGACCACAGAACCAACACACACGGAGCAGACCCAAGGTTCACCTGCAGCCCAGCCAAGCCCAGCGGGACCCCCAGCTGACCAGCCGGCCAGGTGAGCCAAGCCCAGCGAGAGAGGGGGGactgccccaccccagccttgCCTTAGCAATGGCTCTGAGACACAGGCGAGAGAGAAAGCAGACAGCAGCAAAGGGGTCAGAAGCTGAGGCCGAGGCCCAAAGCTCCAGGGTTGGCGGGGCGCGGGGGACTCACATCCCGTCAGTCTTTTCGGCATCCCACTCCCGCCGCCACTGGCCAGTGGGCTTGCGGTGTCTCTGCAGCCGCTCCTGGTCGATCTTTTCCCTCTCCTGCTTCCAGCGCAGGTACTCCGACCGCTCCCGGCCCGTCATGGACAGCGTCATGTCGCCTGCGCTGCCCGGGCCTGCCCGGCGGCCCTGCCAGGCACACAGGCAGTCAGTGCCCtcgtccccaccccagccctcccctcccccaggcgcaGGGGCGGTGCCCAGGGAGGAGGTGACACGCACAGAGCAGAAGTGGCATCTCCCAGATCTCTCTCCTAAGCAGCCCTCCTCCGAACTCAGCCCTCTCCTAGTTCTCGCTCACCCAGCCCCCACCAGAAGCGAGCTGCTCTGTGCGCTGTGCGTGGCGCAGCATGAACGTCGCCCACGTGacatcctgcaaagctctgatAACCACGCAGGGTGAGCCTGGTGGGGGCGACCAGGGTGCCTCTCAACAACCAGGGGAGACAGCCTGGCAGGGCGCACTCCCGCCATGCGAACCCTCCCTAAGGGAACCCCAGAGCCCCGCACAGCAGGCGGGACGCACGTGCACCCACCTGCCGCTCCTGCTCCAGGCCACAGCGCACGCGCTCAAAGTCCGAGCCCCCCCAGTTGCGCCCGTGCCGCCGGCTGCCCTCCCGCCGCTCCCGCTCAGGCTCCTCCAGGGGCCCGCTGCGCCGCCGGGGGTCGTCCAGGAAGTTCCGCACGGGGTTCGGCTCGAGCAGCCCCTCCTGCGGGCACAGGGGCGGCGGTTGGCGGGCGGGCTGGCTGGTGGCGGGCTGCGCCCTGCCCAGGCCGCGGCGGCACTGACCCGCTGGTTCCGCTCGTACTCGGCGATCTTCTCCATCTCCTCGTTCATCTTCTCGATGTTCTGCCTGCGCCGCTCCTCCCACTCCTGGGCGACACGGAGACGCCCCATCAGCAGCGCGGGGGCCAGCGGCCGGGCCCACCGGTGACCGACCGGGCGCCCGCACCCCACTGCCCACCGGGCACCTTCGAGGGCAGCCCCGACACCGCCCGCGGGCACTGGGTCTCGCGTGAGTTCCCTGCGACTCCACGGGCAAGCCAGGCgtctcctcccaggccctgctctgcaCCCTCTCCCTGGGAGGAGGCTGCTCCATGAGGCTGCCACGTGCCAAGCCTTCTGAGTCTTTCTAGCAAATCGCTGAGcctggggtcagggtcagggcacGAGGGACCCCAACCCACCAGGGCTGACACATGACACGGACGGCGGCCACAGCCGACACTCGCAGGCTCGGTGGCCTCCGTGAGCGGCTCTCCCCCTCCCAAAGCCACAGCATCTCAAAAACACGTTGACTACTTCCTGTCTGCTcgaggcagagagtgagacaggcaggagagctcccatttgcGCGTCCACTCCCTGGATAGCCTCACTGCCTGCTGCgtgaggccaaggccaggagccagggacgcaACCCAGGTCCTCTCCAGGGTGACGGGAGCTTGGTTACGCGAGCCCTGCCCTCCCAGAGTCGGCGGCgtaggaggcagagccagggatgAACCCACGAGCTCCCACGctgaaccaccaggccaaacgccCACTCTCAGGGCGAAAGACGTTTCACATGAACACATGGCCGCCCCGGAGACGGCGACACGttcagccccaggctcctgggcaggcagctgcggcCGGGGCTGTGAGTTCTGGCTAAAGCCACTGaactgcctcctcttcctcttgtgaACTCAGGGCGCCTGCAACCAGCCCTGACCACGACCACGCCCACAGCCCTGACCATAGCACACAGCCCCGACCACGCCCACATCCATGGCCACGCCCAGAGCCATGGCCTCGCCCACCCCTGACCACGCCCACAGTCATGACCACGCCCACAGTCATGACCACGCCCACAGCCCTGACCATAGCACACAGCCCCGACCACACCCACAGCCCTGACCACGCCCACCCCTGACCACACCCACAACCAtgaccacacacacagccctgaccaCAACCACAGCCCTGACCACGCCCACAGCCCTGACCACACCCACAGCCATGACCATGCACACAGCCCTGACCACAACCACAGCCCTGACCACGCCCACAGCCCTGACCACGCCCGCAGCCCTGACCATGGCCACAGCCCTGACCACAACCACAGCCCTGACCACGCCCACAGCCATGGCCACGCCCACAACCCTGACCACGCCCACAGCCCTGACCACGCACACAACCCTGACCacggcccagggcagggctggaaaACCTTCCTTCGGCCAAGGGCCACATGGATACTCATGACGTCACTTGGGCTGGGGACGTGATTTCACTGCCGGCCCTTCCCCAGCCTTGCCCGAGGGGGTGGCCAAGCAACCAAAGGCAGGACCCAGGTCCCTGAATGACATCACGGAGCTCGGCCTCTGCCAGGGCCTCTGCCTTCAC contains:
- the CCDC9 gene encoding coiled-coil domain-containing protein 9 isoform X2, which produces MAAALDLKSKEEKDAELDKRIEALRRKNEALIRRYQEIEEDRKKAEQEGVAVTAPRKGRSVEKENVAVEEKNLGPSRKSPGTPRPPGPSKGGRPPPQQGGRAGASRPSRSWEGSPGEQPRGGAGARGRRGRGRGAPHLSGAGDTSAADRKSKEWEERRRQNIEKMNEEMEKIAEYERNQREGLLEPNPVRNFLDDPRRRSGPLEEPERERREGSRRHGRNWGGSDFERVRCGLEQERQGRRAGPGSAGDMTLSMTGRERSEYLRWKQEREKIDQERLQRHRKPTGQWRREWDAEKTDGMFKDGPAAAHEPSHRYDDQAWARPPKPPTFGEFLSQHKAEVSSRRRRKSSRPQAKAVPRAYSDHDDRWETKEAAAPPAPEAPQPVSPKETPEPPPETPAPAHRPPEDEGEEDEGEEDEEWEDMSEEEEEEEEEEDATEEEEEGEEAAAQDHQPPEAECAGSPSSGDQPVPASLERGPSLPGTLSAEEEGPEPTPEPGPEGQETAAITDLQRVRFCKAVAAAPPPGAAR
- the CCDC9 gene encoding coiled-coil domain-containing protein 9 isoform X1 is translated as MAAALDLKSKEEKDAELDKRIEALRRKNEALIRRYQEIEEDRKKAEQEGVAVTAPRKGRSVEKENVAVEEKNLGPSRKSPGTPRPPGPSKGGRPPPQQGGRAGASRPSRSWEGSPGEQPRGGAGARGRRGRGRGAPHLSGAGDTSAADRKSKEWEERRRQNIEKMNEEMEKIAEYERNQREGLLEPNPVRNFLDDPRRRSGPLEEPERERREGSRRHGRNWGGSDFERVRCGLEQERQGRRAGPGSAGDMTLSMTGRERSEYLRWKQEREKIDQERLQRHRKPTGQWRREWDAEKTDGMFKDGPAAAHEPSHRYDDQAWARPPKPPTFGEFLSQHKAEVSSRRRRKSSRPQAKAVPRAYSDHDDRWETKEAAAPPAPEAPQPVSPKETPEPPPETPAPAHRPPEDEGEEDEGEEDEEWEDMSEEEEEEEEEEDATEEEEEGEEAAAQDHQPPEAECAGSPSSEQAGVAPCGAEGPLPRTPAPPSSPFSPPGGHQPVSDWGEEMELNSPRTAHPAGALPPGEAWPFGDA
- the CCDC9 gene encoding coiled-coil domain-containing protein 9 isoform X3 codes for the protein MAAALDLKSKEEKDAELDKRIEALRRKNEALIRRYQEIEEDRKKAEQEGVAVTAPRKGRSVEKENVAVEEKNLGPSRKSPGTPRPPGPSKGGRPPPQQGGRAGASRPSRSWEGSPGEQPRGGAGARGRRGRGRGAPHLSGAGDTSAADRKSKEWEERRRQNIEKMNEEMEKIAEYERNQREGLLEPNPVRNFLDDPRRRSGPLEEPERERREGSRRHGRNWGGSDFERVRCGLEQERQGRRAGPGSAGDMTLSMTGRERSEYLRWKQEREKIDQERLQRHRKPTGQWRREWDAEKTDGMFKDGPAAAHEPSHRYDDQAWARPPKPPTFGEFLSQHKAEVSSRRRRKSSRPQAKAVPRAYSDHDDRWETKEAAAPPAPEAPQPVSPKETPEPPPETPAPAHRPPEDEGEEDEGEEDEEWEDMSEEEEEEEEEEDATEEEEEGEEAAAQDHQPPEAECAGSPSSGDQPVPASLERGPSLPGTLSAEEEGPEPTPEPGPEGQETAAITDLQRASPNS